The genomic segment CATCAGCACACCGGAAAGGCTAAAGCAAATAAGCGCCCACTGTGCACCGTCTACCCGATGCGGAATAAGCAGATATTCCGAAACTTTTACGTTCCCGATAATAAAATAGAAGACCATACCAAGCGAAATAAGCGCTGTCAAAATGAGCGTACCGGAAAGCCCATCCACCCCATCGGTACAATTCGTCGTATTGATGGAAAACCACAAAATTAAAACGGAAACCGTAAAAAATACGGCAGGATGTACCGCGATACTTTGACTCATAAACGGAATCCAATAAAAAATGGAATCGTCAAAATACCAATGAAAAAGCACTGCCGTAGTAATCAGCGACAATAGTAAATCCAATGCACCTTTCCGGTATTCTCCCCACGGATTAACCGACCGGTCGTCAAGATAGCCGGTAAGCATTACCAGCCATGTTAAAACCAGTACGGCTATTTGCGTACCCGAAGGTATGATCAGCAGAAAAATCATAACAACAAAAATTGTAATAAATACGACACCGCCACCGGTCGGTTTTCCCTTTGCCGCTTCAGGAGAAATACCGAATTCCTTTCCCCTGTCTTTCGGCAGCCGTGCGTAAAAGCGCGGTAAAATGAATACCGTTAAAAAAAAGCCTACATAAAATGAAATTGAAATAAGTACGAGATATGATTGTAAAAGCCGCATGGGGCCGTAGAACGAAGAAAGAAGCCCCGATAAATAAAAAAGCATTGGAACAGTATATACAGCCCATATAAAAAAAACAACCCTTTGCTTGCTCCAGGATAAACACATCAACCAAGTTCCCGTCATAGAGAGTGGCGGTTCCTCATAGCTGCAGAATAAGCAAGGCTGATGCTTTTTGAACAGCATTTTTCCGTAAGCCTTTTGAAAATAGCCTGTCCAGAAGTGTACATCCGTGTACACTTCTGGACGCGAGTTTTTGCGGAGCAAAAACGTCGCCGTTGTGTGAAACTACGGACATCCCTGTCCGTTCTGAAACTACAAGGCGCCTAGCAAATTCCAACCGGAGGCGTATCTTTGATACGTTGAGGATTTTCAG from the Treponema medium genome contains:
- a CDS encoding phospho-N-acetylmuramoyl-pentapeptide-transferase — translated: MLFYLSGLLSSFYGPMRLLQSYLVLISISFYVGFFLTVFILPRFYARLPKDRGKEFGISPEAAKGKPTGGGVVFITIFVVMIFLLIIPSGTQIAVLVLTWLVMLTGYLDDRSVNPWGEYRKGALDLLLSLITTAVLFHWYFDDSIFYWIPFMSQSIAVHPAVFFTVSVLILWFSINTTNCTDGVDGLSGTLILTALISLGMVFYFIIGNVKVSEYLLIPHRVDGAQWALICFSLSGVLMGYLWHNAYPSKVMMGDAGSRALGFFIGVLVIISGNPFLLLMTSGMILLNGGTGLVKVALLRFFHIRIFRNIRFPLHDHMRKNLQWSSTQVLIKFLILQLLITLAVFAVLFKIR